One Natrinema marinum genomic window carries:
- a CDS encoding CbiX/SirB N-terminal domain-containing protein, which yields MSTPDETMSAAVAGFDDEAVLLVGHGSRREKSNEQVRELAADLESRLGIPVDAAFLELAEPAIDEAFAGLAPVAERVTVVHCSLFAASHVKNDVPLAIEQARAEHDLEIRNGAHLGVHPAILDLLDDRAAAVERDLGVDREDDDVAVVVCGRGSSDPDANGDVHKLARLLFEGRAFDRVEASFIGVTEPTLEESLHGLSKHRPDAVVVLPYMLGDGVLTQRVRDWTADFDADYPYVDALAGDPLGTDSRLLDVFADRWQEARSGSVEMSCDTCKYKVDLEGYEEDVGGARAMLRALAHQEAHADREDVDDEPHSHDAPEKHVAVCLNQTCAEQGSPAVLERLRQEARDSEHCDARITRSSCLGRCGDGPMVAVYPDGIWYGDVAGADAERIVADHLDRDRIVSDLVDQTL from the coding sequence ATGAGCACACCCGACGAGACCATGTCCGCGGCGGTCGCTGGCTTCGACGACGAAGCCGTCCTGCTGGTCGGCCACGGCTCCAGACGCGAGAAATCCAACGAACAGGTGCGCGAACTGGCCGCCGACCTCGAGTCGCGACTCGGGATTCCGGTCGACGCCGCCTTCCTCGAACTCGCGGAGCCGGCGATCGACGAGGCGTTCGCGGGGCTCGCGCCCGTCGCCGAGCGCGTGACCGTCGTCCACTGTTCGCTGTTCGCCGCGAGCCACGTCAAAAACGACGTGCCGCTGGCGATCGAGCAGGCTCGCGCCGAACACGACCTCGAGATCCGAAACGGCGCGCATCTCGGCGTCCACCCCGCAATCTTGGACCTGCTGGACGACCGCGCTGCCGCCGTCGAGCGCGACCTCGGCGTCGACCGCGAGGACGACGACGTGGCCGTCGTCGTCTGTGGCCGGGGCTCGAGCGACCCGGACGCCAACGGCGACGTACACAAACTCGCTCGGCTGCTGTTCGAGGGCCGCGCGTTCGACCGCGTCGAGGCGTCCTTTATCGGCGTCACCGAGCCGACGCTCGAGGAGAGCCTCCACGGACTCTCGAAGCACCGACCAGACGCGGTCGTCGTCCTGCCCTATATGCTCGGCGACGGCGTCCTCACCCAGCGGGTGCGCGATTGGACCGCCGACTTCGACGCGGACTACCCCTACGTCGACGCGCTCGCCGGCGACCCGCTCGGCACGGATTCGCGGCTGCTCGATGTCTTCGCCGACCGCTGGCAGGAGGCGCGATCGGGGAGCGTCGAGATGTCCTGTGACACGTGCAAGTACAAGGTCGACCTCGAGGGCTACGAGGAGGACGTCGGCGGCGCGCGGGCGATGCTCCGCGCGCTCGCCCACCAGGAGGCCCACGCCGACCGCGAGGACGTCGACGACGAGCCCCACAGCCACGACGCGCCCGAAAAACACGTCGCGGTCTGTCTGAACCAGACCTGCGCCGAACAGGGGTCGCCGGCGGTCCTCGAGCGCTTACGCCAGGAAGCCCGCGACTCCGAGCACTGTGACGCCCGCATCACGCGGTCGTCCTGTCTGGGGCGCTGTGGCGACGGGCCGATGGTCGCGGTCTACCCGGACGGGATCTGGTACGGCGACGTGGCGGGCGCGGACGCCGAACGGATCGTGGCCGACCACCTCGATCGGGACCGCATCGTCAGCGACCTCGTCGATCAGACGCTGTAG
- a CDS encoding DUF3209 family protein, with protein sequence MSCHEIEALRLGLMSVLGVGDDSAREHAEKELEGHLEGPIQGLAEADSLAEVTRHLDAALVDLEEEVAAMESDDPEYDYTRGRLLAVRDAERAVQRLSAQGEHIVDGLGDAHDTLHETFPVEE encoded by the coding sequence ATGAGCTGCCACGAAATCGAAGCACTGCGACTCGGACTGATGAGCGTCCTCGGCGTCGGGGACGACAGCGCTCGCGAACACGCGGAAAAGGAACTCGAGGGTCACCTCGAGGGCCCTATCCAGGGGCTCGCGGAGGCCGACAGCCTCGCGGAAGTAACGCGCCACCTCGATGCGGCGCTGGTCGATCTAGAAGAGGAGGTCGCCGCGATGGAGAGCGACGACCCCGAATACGATTACACGCGGGGGCGGTTGCTCGCCGTTCGCGACGCCGAGCGGGCGGTCCAGCGGCTGTCCGCACAGGGCGAGCACATCGTCGACGGACTCGGCGACGCTCACGACACCCTCCACGAGACGTTCCCGGTCGAGGAGTGA
- a CDS encoding PQQ-like beta-propeller repeat protein, giving the protein MSETATDTDREPRFRSVPLGEIEPARSRHMWTRSAVCIAASGYLVVTGEWDGTVTARDADSLEARWTADHPDHAVGIASLEDRGDANADGDEAETIVVAGRGETGTIAAYDAETGDRRWRYDTVADVGEAVEDTVFYLPYVVALEAGTDADGNAVLYAAARRYERDGETRQWHSTVYAFDADGSIRWTHETDASPIALDLDGDGDRLAVGYNRCLGDHDTGLVVLETASGELAWTWDPGTEGDRRIGDVSVDGESIAVSSHGDKRGYLLGPGGAERWSVDLAVETEIDGETLYAYPNHAYANDARVAFVTGNTYAVESRETENRHPNEHRVAAFDADGDPLWDDAVRGFVHGLAADGNRLVAPCAQNFRVRDPDTHAISCFDLESGAGGRERFDGIATAAAVADGTVAAIEEPVRYHDEGETRGEYALRVASLE; this is encoded by the coding sequence ATGAGCGAAACTGCAACCGATACCGATCGCGAGCCCAGGTTCCGATCGGTCCCGCTCGGCGAGATCGAACCCGCCCGCAGCCGGCATATGTGGACCCGTTCTGCGGTCTGCATCGCCGCGTCCGGCTACCTCGTCGTCACCGGCGAGTGGGACGGCACCGTCACCGCCCGCGACGCCGACTCCCTCGAGGCGCGCTGGACGGCCGATCATCCGGACCACGCAGTCGGGATCGCGTCGCTCGAGGACAGGGGCGACGCGAACGCCGACGGAGACGAGGCCGAGACGATCGTCGTCGCCGGCCGCGGCGAAACGGGGACGATCGCGGCCTACGACGCGGAGACGGGCGACCGGCGCTGGCGCTACGACACCGTCGCCGACGTGGGCGAGGCGGTCGAAGACACCGTCTTCTATCTACCCTACGTCGTCGCGCTCGAGGCCGGCACCGACGCCGACGGAAACGCCGTGCTCTACGCGGCCGCGCGCCGCTACGAGCGCGACGGGGAGACCCGGCAGTGGCACAGCACCGTCTACGCGTTCGACGCCGACGGATCGATCCGGTGGACTCACGAGACCGACGCCTCGCCGATCGCGCTCGATCTCGACGGCGACGGCGACCGCCTCGCGGTGGGCTACAACCGCTGTCTGGGCGACCACGACACCGGACTCGTCGTTCTCGAGACGGCGTCGGGCGAGCTCGCGTGGACGTGGGACCCCGGCACCGAGGGCGACCGCCGCATCGGCGACGTTTCCGTCGACGGGGAATCGATCGCCGTCTCGAGCCACGGCGACAAGCGCGGCTACCTGCTCGGTCCGGGCGGGGCCGAGCGCTGGAGCGTTGACCTCGCCGTCGAGACCGAAATCGACGGCGAGACGCTGTACGCGTACCCGAACCACGCCTACGCGAACGACGCCCGGGTGGCGTTCGTCACCGGCAACACCTACGCCGTCGAGAGCCGCGAGACCGAGAACCGGCACCCGAACGAACACCGGGTCGCCGCGTTCGACGCCGACGGCGACCCGCTGTGGGACGACGCGGTCCGCGGCTTCGTCCACGGGCTCGCGGCCGACGGAAATCGGCTCGTCGCCCCCTGCGCGCAGAACTTCCGCGTGCGCGATCCCGACACGCACGCCATCAGTTGCTTCGACCTCGAGTCCGGCGCGGGCGGTCGCGAGCGGTTCGACGGCATCGCCACGGCGGCCGCCGTCGCCGACGGCACCGTCGCCGCCATCGAGGAACCGGTGCGGTACCACGACGAGGGGGAGACCCGCGGCGAATACGCGCTTCGGGTCGCCTCGCTCGAGTAG
- a CDS encoding ABC transporter ATP-binding protein, with amino-acid sequence MSLRADLRATFTAQGAETFTVDAAFAVERGESLVVLGPSGSGKTLLLEAVAGFHDHDGTVTLDERRLDDRPPERRGFGFVFQDYALFPHLSVRENVEYGVRYRDETRDPDELLAELGVAALADRYPPTLSGGEKQRVALARALAVRPDVMLLDEPLAALDVPTRQTLRADLADILADVTSVYVTHNRTTARAIADRIAVMRDGHVVQIGTPEDVFQRPASPMVADFTGSNAIALSAAPSLADALGREGPSDEYAAIRPEAVAIDETDGDVSGVVERVVREDATNRVTISFDETAVEAFADDPPTVGATVRLTFPRPDLHYC; translated from the coding sequence ATGAGCCTGCGCGCCGATCTCAGGGCGACGTTCACCGCGCAAGGGGCCGAGACGTTCACCGTCGACGCCGCGTTCGCCGTCGAGCGCGGCGAGAGCCTCGTCGTCCTCGGCCCGAGCGGCAGCGGCAAGACGCTGCTGCTCGAGGCCGTCGCCGGCTTTCACGACCACGACGGCACCGTGACGCTCGACGAGCGACGGCTCGACGACCGGCCGCCGGAGCGGCGCGGCTTCGGGTTCGTCTTTCAGGACTACGCGCTGTTCCCGCACCTCTCGGTCCGGGAGAACGTCGAATACGGCGTCCGCTACCGCGACGAGACGCGCGATCCCGACGAGTTGCTGGCCGAACTCGGCGTCGCGGCTCTCGCCGACCGCTACCCGCCGACGCTCTCCGGCGGCGAAAAACAGCGAGTTGCGCTCGCCCGCGCACTCGCCGTTCGGCCCGACGTCATGTTGCTCGACGAGCCGCTGGCCGCGCTCGACGTGCCGACTCGACAGACGCTGCGGGCCGACCTAGCAGACATCCTCGCGGATGTCACCAGTGTATACGTGACGCACAACCGGACGACAGCACGTGCGATTGCGGATCGAATTGCCGTAATGCGGGATGGCCACGTGGTCCAGATCGGAACGCCGGAAGACGTTTTTCAACGCCCTGCATCGCCGATGGTCGCCGATTTCACGGGATCGAACGCGATCGCGCTGTCGGCTGCGCCGTCGCTCGCGGACGCACTCGGACGCGAGGGGCCGTCTGACGAATACGCGGCGATCCGGCCGGAAGCAGTTGCAATCGACGAGACTGACGGTGACGTTTCGGGAGTCGTCGAACGGGTCGTCCGCGAAGACGCGACCAACAGGGTGACGATCTCGTTCGACGAAACCGCCGTCGAGGCGTTCGCCGACGACCCTCCGACCGTCGGAGCAACGGTCCGGCTGACGTTTCCGCGACCCGACCTCCATTACTGTTGA
- a CDS encoding ABC transporter permease, translated as MATGTETETGFGDRNIGRAPLVAAFIAVQLLAFVAAFLLERPTWYAFFMVGSAAVTAYALDGSPFTIATATAGSLLMVALGLPLFLFVARQSPSLVLEKALDPDVQRVLYLGVYGPLLAAVLSLLLGVPLAHLLAQGFAGQQFVESLVDLPLVVPHSVAGIIILFGFGQNGAFPRLSVLGTMVGMVLAMTFVAAPYAVNTTREAFETIDVRLEYASRIHGANRWQTFRRVTGPLAVRGMITGGVLAWARAVSEFGAVAVVAYSVSFFYPPAGGQVTAQHAPVFVYNSYLQGGLDESGAVAFLLLGVSALVFLVVRYLTDSNATGGGISR; from the coding sequence ATGGCAACGGGTACTGAAACTGAGACGGGATTCGGGGACAGGAACATCGGACGAGCGCCGCTCGTGGCGGCGTTCATAGCCGTGCAGCTACTCGCGTTCGTCGCAGCCTTCCTGCTCGAGAGGCCGACCTGGTACGCGTTCTTCATGGTGGGCAGTGCGGCCGTCACCGCCTACGCGCTCGACGGGTCGCCGTTCACCATCGCGACCGCGACCGCCGGGAGTCTCCTCATGGTCGCACTGGGGCTGCCGCTGTTCCTCTTCGTCGCGCGACAGTCCCCGTCGCTCGTTCTGGAGAAGGCACTCGACCCGGACGTGCAACGCGTGCTCTATCTCGGCGTCTACGGCCCGCTGTTGGCGGCGGTTCTCAGCCTCCTGCTGGGCGTCCCGCTCGCGCACCTGCTCGCGCAGGGATTCGCCGGCCAGCAGTTCGTCGAAAGTCTCGTCGACCTCCCGCTGGTCGTTCCCCACTCCGTCGCGGGCATCATCATCCTGTTCGGCTTCGGCCAGAACGGCGCATTTCCCCGGCTGTCGGTGCTCGGGACGATGGTCGGCATGGTGCTCGCGATGACGTTCGTCGCTGCACCCTACGCCGTGAACACGACTCGAGAGGCGTTCGAGACGATCGACGTGCGTCTGGAGTACGCCTCCCGCATTCACGGCGCGAACCGCTGGCAGACGTTTCGCCGGGTGACCGGTCCGCTCGCGGTCCGAGGCATGATTACCGGCGGCGTCCTCGCGTGGGCGCGGGCCGTCTCGGAGTTCGGAGCCGTCGCCGTCGTCGCCTACAGCGTCTCGTTCTTCTACCCGCCCGCGGGCGGACAGGTGACCGCACAACACGCCCCCGTCTTCGTCTACAACTCGTACCTCCAGGGCGGACTCGACGAGAGCGGCGCGGTCGCGTTCCTGCTACTCGGGGTGTCCGCGCTGGTCTTCCTCGTCGTCAGATATCTCACCGACAGCAACGCGACCGGCGGAGGGATATCCCGATGA
- a CDS encoding substrate-binding domain-containing protein, with the protein MSEYRSRRAFLAGGGSAVALAVAGCIGESGSSDSMMIFHAGSLAPPFGEAEPHFEEEHGVDVTREAKGSVDSKNKITQQNRKADVLGVSDFRLIRDDIVPDYGDWYAVFTTNSMSIQYREDSPGADDISKDNWWEVLSRDGITIGHSDPAVDPGGYRAVMTQQLGKEEFEGERLYDEATYRKLRENSTVPTGTETHLEGQLESGELDYVFYYQSISSTSGKPFIDLQPEVDLSKATSTYADHYAKAEVETDSGTYTGAPIAYGLTVPSVARSPELGAKWVEYFGTEPGREILKNQGLTPVDPIVVPKSGEDAVPDRVMEVAGAKSNLGPLELSGS; encoded by the coding sequence ATGTCGGAATATCGGAGTCGACGGGCGTTTCTGGCGGGGGGCGGGAGCGCGGTGGCGCTCGCCGTAGCCGGCTGCATCGGAGAGAGTGGCAGTAGCGACTCGATGATGATCTTCCACGCCGGGTCGCTCGCCCCGCCGTTCGGCGAGGCAGAACCGCACTTCGAGGAAGAACACGGCGTCGACGTCACGCGCGAAGCCAAAGGGTCGGTCGACTCGAAGAACAAGATTACCCAGCAAAATCGGAAAGCGGACGTGCTCGGTGTCTCCGACTTCCGGCTCATTCGCGACGACATCGTTCCCGATTACGGGGACTGGTACGCCGTCTTCACGACGAACTCGATGTCGATCCAGTACCGGGAGGACTCGCCGGGCGCGGACGACATCTCGAAGGACAACTGGTGGGAGGTGCTCAGCCGCGACGGAATCACGATCGGTCACTCCGATCCGGCGGTCGACCCCGGCGGCTACCGCGCGGTGATGACCCAGCAACTCGGCAAGGAGGAGTTCGAGGGCGAGCGACTGTACGACGAGGCCACCTACCGGAAGCTCCGCGAGAACTCGACGGTCCCGACCGGGACGGAGACGCATCTCGAGGGACAACTCGAGTCGGGCGAACTCGATTACGTGTTCTACTACCAGTCGATCTCCAGTACGTCGGGGAAACCGTTCATCGACCTGCAGCCGGAGGTCGACCTCTCGAAGGCGACCAGTACGTACGCGGACCACTACGCCAAGGCGGAGGTCGAGACCGATTCGGGGACGTACACCGGTGCACCCATCGCCTACGGCCTCACCGTACCGAGTGTTGCACGGTCACCCGAACTCGGCGCGAAGTGGGTCGAGTACTTCGGCACCGAACCGGGGCGGGAGATCCTGAAAAATCAGGGGCTCACCCCCGTCGACCCCATCGTCGTGCCGAAGAGCGGCGAGGACGCGGTCCCGGACCGCGTGATGGAGGTCGCCGGCGCGAAGTCGAACCTCGGTCCGCTCGAGCTCAGCGGATCGTAG
- a CDS encoding TOBE domain-containing protein, producing the protein MEKEFDPYLRIDDVAVDRSDVAMLRAIDDRGSLSGAADALERSYPRLQQRVVELEAAIGPLVERTRGGADGGGSSLTGAARDLLARFDRLVAAYEGVARVDETVLSGPVVARDGELATVETAVGEVLAVVPADASTASVTIRSDAVSLHAPADAPRAEGTSVRNQFSGTVSWLEAGDAVARVGVTLESASNGDERAELVALVTRRSVDALGLDPGRSIVASVKATAARGVALEDGC; encoded by the coding sequence ATGGAAAAGGAGTTCGACCCGTACCTGCGGATCGACGACGTGGCCGTCGATCGCAGCGACGTCGCGATGTTGCGCGCGATCGACGACCGCGGCTCGCTGTCCGGCGCGGCCGACGCCCTCGAGCGATCCTACCCCCGCCTCCAGCAGCGGGTAGTGGAACTCGAGGCGGCGATCGGTCCGCTGGTCGAGCGCACCCGCGGCGGGGCCGACGGCGGCGGGAGTTCCCTGACGGGGGCGGCCAGGGACCTGCTGGCGCGATTCGATCGGCTGGTCGCGGCCTACGAGGGGGTCGCCCGCGTCGACGAGACGGTGCTGTCGGGGCCGGTCGTGGCTCGCGACGGCGAACTCGCGACCGTCGAGACGGCGGTCGGCGAGGTGCTGGCGGTCGTCCCGGCCGACGCGTCGACCGCGTCCGTGACGATCCGGTCCGACGCCGTGAGCCTACACGCGCCCGCGGACGCGCCGCGGGCCGAGGGGACCAGCGTCCGGAACCAGTTCTCGGGGACCGTCTCGTGGCTCGAGGCCGGCGACGCGGTCGCACGGGTCGGCGTCACCCTCGAGAGCGCCTCGAACGGCGACGAGCGCGCCGAACTCGTGGCGCTGGTCACTCGCCGCAGCGTCGACGCGCTCGGCCTCGATCCCGGCCGATCGATCGTCGCGTCGGTGAAGGCGACCGCGGCGCGTGGGGTCGCGCTCGAGGACGGCTGCTAG
- a CDS encoding universal stress protein translates to MYDSILVATDGSEAAATAVDHAVALAERFDAPLYAIAVVDDRTEYDTGIVDPEEARQHLRERAVGWLADLEETASESDVAVETTVRTGVPHEEILGYAAETESDVIVVGARGRSSFKGALLGSTVDRVVRVADRTVLVVGTDE, encoded by the coding sequence ATGTACGACTCCATTCTGGTCGCGACCGACGGCAGCGAGGCCGCGGCAACCGCGGTCGATCACGCTGTCGCGCTCGCGGAGCGATTCGACGCGCCGCTGTATGCCATCGCCGTCGTCGACGATCGCACCGAGTACGACACCGGCATCGTCGATCCCGAGGAAGCCCGCCAGCACCTCCGCGAGCGTGCCGTGGGGTGGCTCGCAGACCTCGAGGAAACGGCGAGCGAGTCCGACGTGGCAGTCGAGACGACGGTTCGAACCGGCGTGCCCCACGAGGAGATCCTCGGGTACGCGGCCGAGACCGAGAGCGACGTGATCGTCGTCGGCGCCCGCGGCCGCTCGTCGTTCAAGGGCGCGCTGCTGGGCAGCACCGTCGACAGGGTCGTCCGGGTGGCGGACCGGACGGTGCTCGTCGTCGGAACCGACGAGTGA
- a CDS encoding universal stress protein has translation MSLLVPFDGSVLATNALERASTFGDLLDEEVVVLTVIPDDADYARARGWITEGEPFDAEAIAAGMQRRADEVAPEATFRTERVSSDEPTATSTTNVVREIRRVAGEVEASVVFIGSENAGSVIAPQSSVGSPVANDQRYDVYVVREPGEEIDPEELADIDSTQDDL, from the coding sequence ATGTCACTGCTTGTTCCCTTCGACGGATCGGTGTTGGCGACGAACGCACTCGAGCGAGCCTCGACGTTCGGCGACTTACTCGACGAGGAGGTCGTCGTACTGACGGTCATCCCCGACGACGCGGACTACGCGCGGGCTCGAGGCTGGATCACGGAAGGCGAGCCGTTCGACGCGGAGGCGATCGCTGCGGGAATGCAGCGTCGCGCCGACGAGGTCGCGCCGGAGGCGACGTTCCGGACCGAGCGAGTGAGTTCGGACGAGCCGACCGCCACGTCGACGACGAACGTCGTCCGAGAGATCCGGCGGGTCGCCGGTGAGGTCGAAGCTTCCGTGGTCTTCATCGGCTCGGAGAACGCGGGCTCGGTCATCGCGCCCCAGTCCAGCGTCGGCAGTCCGGTCGCCAACGATCAGCGCTACGATGTCTACGTCGTCCGCGAACCCGGCGAGGAGATCGATCCCGAGGAACTGGCCGATATCGACTCGACACAGGACGACCTCTGA